DNA sequence from the Oreochromis niloticus isolate F11D_XX linkage group LG8, O_niloticus_UMD_NMBU, whole genome shotgun sequence genome:
GCTATTTCTCTCGCTTTTAGAAAGATCATATGAAAAAATACCAGGTCAAGTTTTAATGCATGCTGGTGGAGAGGCAGCACGTCAGCGAAAGAAGAGCCCATTAACCTCTGCTGCAAATCTAAAACACTATTTAAATCTCAAAGACAGAAAATCAACCTTCTGGTAATAAACCAGCTGAATCTGATCAGCATGAAATCAGCAGCGTGACAAAGCAGCTCTCATGTATCACAAAACAGCGTCACCAGTACTGATCCCTGCTGATGTCACAGATGACTCACTGGTTAGCGTCTAGGAGGATGACCCGGACCCCCTCCACAGTGACTTCAGTATTCATTGGGAGGATGTGGACGTACTGCTCGGCCACCCTCAGTTTGCTCTTCACCAGGTTCCCTGTAATCTAATcaggagacacagctgagagtgaACAAATCTTTGCAGTTTACAGTGATGATCAGGTTTCAAACAATCTCAGATATTCATGTAACTGTCTGCAGAGTAATTCACCCCACCCCCCGCCTCCCAAACCCTGGCCTTGAAATCTTATTTACACAATCTACTTTCTAATTACCCTCTGTGATTATGATCAAACTTTTCTGGGCTGTGATCCACCTGGCGCCCACGCTCAAAGTCTGTGGCCTAGCAAACGGAGTCCCAATAAGTACTTATAAGTCTGTTTTTAGCCTAATccccagaaaacacacacactactgtgATAAACCTGACCCACTTGATAGCAGAACTCCCAACATCTCTAGTCTCTTGACTTTTATATTATTTCAAGTTCATACCTCATATCATACCTGACATTATATATTGTTAAGTCGTAgctatttgaaccaaaaatagGCAATAAAGTCTGAGCTAAAGATTTTACACTTATTTAACTGCAAAAGTCAGTTTATTTAGATAATTCTTTACATTTAACACACCTTCACTGATGTAGCTTTTTCACAGTAACAACAAAGGGGATGGCAAACAACTGGGCCCCAGATAAACTTATTTTACTGCACATCAAATGTTGTATTACTgtgtccaaaagaagaaaaaaagatcccACAAAGGTCTTCGAATTTTAATTGACTCAACTGTGATCAGAGCCATTTGAATATTGGTATTCATAGCTGCCAAACGCAAGCCGCTTTTTCCATTAATGTGAGTCAAAGCAGTGCAGAGAGATAACAAATGGATCAAGTGCTTCCTCTATGAGTTCTGTGGAAGTGAGGAAGCTTTTTAATGAGTTGAAAGTAAATAGGATTTCTGGCGGCAgagaggggtgtgtgtgtgtgggggggggggggggggggggggaatcatTTTCAAATAAGTGAATCGCTTCCATACCACTGAAGGAGAAATACAGAAACTGACAAAATGTCAGCCTTTTGCTGACATTGTGTTGGATATAGTTTCAACTGTGGACTCAAAGCAGGGATAAAATCCATCACCCTGACTGTTTTGTATCATAGAGAAACAGCAATTGTCTTATGCAAATAAATGCATATAATAAATCATAGTGGAGTACTTGATTCTGATTTCAAAACGCAGATTGTGCAACCCCAATCATCTAAATCCTGCACAACATAAGCAAGAATGTATTCATGAGAAGGCAGACATCTCTTCATCCAATATCTTCATAGCTGGGTACCTCACAGACAAATGTGATTTAAGGGTGAACTGTCCCTGGCACTAGGTGATCCGGtaccaaataaaaacaaaactaagtAAATTATTTCATCAAAACTACAGATTGACTTACTCTGTTGCAGTAGATGGGAACAGTGGAAGTCTTGGTCAAGCCTCCGTAGTGGTCTGAGTGGAAGTGAGTAAGGAAGTAGGCTGTGATGCCCTCGATCTGTCCATATCTAAAGGCATCAATGGCAAACTTTGTGCCTGGGGAAAGTTTTTTGCAAAAGattacaaattaaataataattaatcttTAAATTTACACAGCAAGAAGAAATGTACATTTGCTTACTAACCTGGGATTTTCTTATAGAAAGGGCAACGGGGCAGCTGTGCTTCTCCATCAGCATTGACtctgttcctccacctcctcctccctgtGGCCCCACCCCTCCCCCAGACTTCTCCCTGTCCATCTACTGATGGGTTAATGGTTTCTGTGGCCTGTGGCGTATCTGCAGGTGtgtcagctttattttttctctGCCGCTCTCTTCTTTGCCGTCTCTGTCCCGAGCTCTTCCCAGCCGTTGGAGTAGACGAAGCGTTGAGGTCATTTGGTCCACTCTCTgcttctttctccttttccctCAGCGGTTTGAGGCCAAAAAACACCCCGATGTCAGTTTGTTTGAGACCCGAGACTTGACCGGCTTTGCTGTGGCCCTTCTGAGGGGGCATGGCTTGAGATCTTTGGACAATGGAGGTTTGAGATGAAGGCACTTGAAGAGAAGCTGGTTGCTCTGTTTGAATAATGCTGTTTGAGTTTTGGGAGTGTGAGTTATCTGAGCTCAGAAGAGTGTCTCTCAGGCGCTCTAAGACAATACTCTGTGGAGACTGAATACTAGTCTTATTGATTTCAGAAGCTTCTTTGCCACCTGAGGAAGCAGCTCTGGTCTCAACAGCTAACTGATTAGTGGGTGCTAATGAGGAAACTGCACCCAGCTGGGTGTTTGTAGAAGGCAGATTCTTTCCTTGCACATTGCTGGCTCCTGAATTGCTGTTTATAAAGTCAGTGAGGAGCTCATCTTCACCGGAGAAGCTGTCACTGAACAGCGTCATCGAGTCTTCATGCTCATTTTGAATTGCACTGTCATTAAAAAGAGATTTtctacattctgtagtattgaTTTCAGTCTCTGCAGGGAACTCAGAAAGAGGAGAGTAGGATATCATGTCATCATTTTCCAAAGAATCCTCACTTTTGTGTAAATCTTCACTAGCCTGCTGTCCACTGTTTTCCTTGACAGGGATGGATAAGTCCTCTTTATTACTTTCTTGAGAAGCAGTGACAGAGTTTTGGCTTTTAGTAGATGACGACCagcctttctttttcttaaaatcCTCTGGTCCAGGAGAACGCAGGAGCAGAAGGCCATTTGTAAGTTTTGACTGAGGTGTTTCGGTGTGACTTTGGTGAGGTGAGGAGCTAGGACTGGATAACGCAGAAGGAGTTAGAGCGGTTTGCtgtgaagaatctaaaatagaCCCCTGATTTTTGATCAGTCCTGGAAAACAATCCAGGCTGGTCT
Encoded proteins:
- the dclre1a gene encoding DNA cross-link repair 1A protein; this translates as MSQKENENDIWDYKPLGKKKKRHESPPKNTKRKCTFRKSSKKDASSLSIKPQDRNAKAKAAESGVSATAGITDDCNLSLNARELNSKRSPTKETNQSDSAAAEGPSPEDFCPICQMPFFILVVQSQRWHVAECIDTPRDTCTECPDGLRCSSTIPNHYKKFNHTLLAHSRASSDTALLSLSQQAETSLDCFPGLIKNQGSILDSSQQTALTPSALSSPSSSPHQSHTETPQSKLTNGLLLLRSPGPEDFKKKKGWSSSTKSQNSVTASQESNKEDLSIPVKENSGQQASEDLHKSEDSLENDDMISYSPLSEFPAETEINTTECRKSLFNDSAIQNEHEDSMTLFSDSFSGEDELLTDFINSNSGASNVQGKNLPSTNTQLGAVSSLAPTNQLAVETRAASSGGKEASEINKTSIQSPQSIVLERLRDTLLSSDNSHSQNSNSIIQTEQPASLQVPSSQTSIVQRSQAMPPQKGHSKAGQVSGLKQTDIGVFFGLKPLREKEKEAESGPNDLNASSTPTAGKSSGQRRQRRERQRKNKADTPADTPQATETINPSVDGQGEVWGRGGATGRRRWRNRVNADGEAQLPRCPFYKKIPGTKFAIDAFRYGQIEGITAYFLTHFHSDHYGGLTKTSTVPIYCNRITGNLVKSKLRVAEQYVHILPMNTEVTVEGVRVILLDANHCPGAAMLLFFLPDGQTVLHTGDFRADPSMETCPELLSCRVQTLYLDTTYCSPEYTFPRQQEVINFAASTAFELVTLSPRTLVVCGSYSVGKEKVFLALAEVLGSKVCLSRDKYNTMCCLESEQIKGRLTTDWKAAQVHVLPMMQLSFRKLQDHLARFSRQYDQLVAFKPTGWTFSQQTESVENIQPQKSGNITIYGIPYSEHSSFLELKRFVQWLQPLKIIPTVNNGSWANRKAMEKCFSEWLMEVKNKR